In Paenibacillus sp. BIC5C1, a genomic segment contains:
- a CDS encoding N-acetylmannosamine-6-phosphate 2-epimerase, with translation MNLDKLDNLGLQGGLVVSCQALEHEPLHSSLIMGRMAVAAKEGGAIGIRANTAADVKEIKEQVDLPVIGIVKRNYGTNPVFITPTILEVDELAEVHAEIVAIDATLRARPDGKTLDEFVKEIRTKHPQLLLMGDISTKEEAINAERLGFDLISSTLVGYTEETAGLKLYDNQFAALREILSSVQTPVVAEGNIMTPEMAATCLEAGVYCVVVGGAITRPQQITERFVSEIAKLKQSSPSVQ, from the coding sequence ATGAATTTAGATAAATTAGATAACTTAGGTTTACAAGGTGGTCTCGTTGTATCATGTCAGGCTTTGGAGCATGAGCCACTTCATAGTTCGCTGATCATGGGACGCATGGCAGTCGCAGCAAAAGAGGGGGGAGCCATCGGTATTCGTGCGAATACGGCGGCAGATGTGAAAGAGATCAAGGAGCAAGTTGATCTTCCCGTCATAGGTATTGTAAAAAGAAACTACGGAACCAATCCGGTATTCATTACTCCAACGATCTTGGAAGTGGATGAGCTTGCCGAGGTTCATGCAGAGATTGTTGCAATTGATGCCACTTTGCGTGCGCGACCGGACGGTAAAACACTGGATGAATTCGTAAAGGAAATCCGCACCAAACATCCTCAACTTCTATTAATGGGGGATATTTCAACCAAAGAGGAAGCCATTAATGCAGAACGACTTGGTTTTGACCTGATCTCTTCTACATTGGTTGGATATACAGAGGAGACAGCAGGGCTTAAACTGTACGATAATCAATTTGCAGCCTTGAGGGAAATTTTATCTAGCGTACAAACGCCTGTTGTTGCGGAAGGGAATATCATGACACCGGAGATGGCGGCAACGTGTCTGGAAGCTGGAGTCTATTGTGTAGTTGTGGGAGGAGCCATTACCCGCCCGCAACAAATTACGGAACGTTTTGTCTCTGAAATTGCAAAATTGAAGCAGTCTTCTCCTTCTGTCCAATAA
- a CDS encoding glycosyl hydrolase, whose product MKVETKITDIHALQQQFKNPEATYRPQPFWFLNHSFTKPELENQIQSMVEAGVGGVVLHARHGMQASYLSEEFMETLDFCTKECQKRDMVAWLYDEDNWPSGTLGGKLTRQYPEYRMRYLRVEERRYLHDAQQEMLSLDFASYANNELIAILAYRAIQQEGEWLIYDQPEVITALCGQKWKPETDEDYIILACWSCEIAEGITFAEGYYLDTLNPEAVQAFIQSAYEPFQQFQPHFGVTIQGVFTDEPGLMIHDGFFGVEAIRTSVQDVNATLPGIVFAWTHGMVERYQQENGYDLIPRLGALLYGMADGSRSARQDYYDTITRWYVEGYHEAIRSWCESHSLLYIGHTLEEPVWGQARSQGNQTRVLQQFHYAGVDYLTHGIGTKENPHRIVSVKTAASVAQLDGKKRVICESFGASGHAYAMRQRRLDANFMAFLGVNLFIPHAFYYSFAGYRKTDFPPTEFKHAPHWPHYRTFADYLGRLSVLGTFTKRTPEVLLLSPIQTVYEHMFLSGESNQHPAADQLFSLLSDRMLRSSIDYDYVDECQLREAKITDAGGYQFNGERNEYSILILPEITVMSIDIAKQLVTFVNRGGTLIAVGAIPCDSERQRQDPELRKYMNELYGSDHQYGKLQAIGKGYSLFYSMKNTAHNDTLMNFCVRLRELTTSSPAIAWKQIEGNTEDLITIERKFEDHVHIWLMNWSEQPVTIQLHQNPVKEHIEEQMEEWNLENGSMNQLRDDAVLTFVPGELRVLSVRQDHVPDSLFTEETTLPNAQEPINHKVQDAADVWVLGDHWQFQTLEPNVLVLDQWQVTLNDRQSRMNATMPGQVNTYRTTFVVTEEWIELMKSQQDAVHLNESGNEQIFTIELILDDIEQKIPSHIGFLQRRRNVEIFVNGVRMKALRPSLWQDTHYAGVDITQHLVIGENVLEVLTVSLLEPMPAISFPAYLIGSFAIQNQTTLTVEPEQMTGVWNVEGYPFYSGAGVYSQQVDLSDVSLSPENEIWLEAEEIRETACLYVNGERVGIRLWPPYHWNVTPYMVRGNNVIDIHVANTLENIYGKSSLPSGINGQVKLVTKI is encoded by the coding sequence ATGAAGGTGGAAACGAAAATTACGGATATTCATGCATTACAACAGCAGTTCAAGAATCCTGAGGCAACGTATCGTCCACAGCCCTTTTGGTTTTTGAACCACAGTTTTACCAAGCCAGAGCTGGAAAACCAAATTCAATCCATGGTTGAAGCCGGTGTTGGCGGCGTTGTATTGCATGCGCGTCACGGGATGCAGGCCTCGTACCTGTCAGAGGAGTTCATGGAAACGCTGGATTTCTGCACAAAAGAGTGCCAGAAGCGCGATATGGTTGCCTGGCTCTATGATGAGGACAATTGGCCGAGCGGAACACTGGGAGGTAAGCTGACGAGGCAGTATCCCGAATATCGGATGAGATATTTGAGGGTTGAGGAACGAAGATATTTACACGATGCACAGCAGGAAATGTTATCTCTCGATTTTGCCTCCTACGCTAACAATGAACTGATCGCAATTCTCGCTTATCGTGCCATCCAGCAAGAAGGGGAATGGCTGATATATGATCAACCTGAGGTTATTACAGCGTTATGCGGACAGAAATGGAAGCCTGAAACCGACGAAGATTATATTATACTTGCCTGTTGGTCCTGTGAAATTGCTGAAGGGATCACGTTTGCAGAAGGGTATTATCTGGACACGTTGAACCCGGAAGCCGTGCAGGCTTTCATTCAATCGGCATACGAGCCCTTTCAGCAATTTCAGCCTCATTTCGGCGTGACCATTCAAGGTGTATTCACGGATGAACCTGGGCTCATGATCCACGACGGTTTTTTCGGAGTCGAAGCCATCCGAACGTCGGTTCAGGATGTGAATGCCACTCTTCCGGGTATTGTGTTCGCTTGGACCCATGGGATGGTGGAGCGCTATCAACAGGAGAACGGATATGATCTGATTCCAAGATTAGGCGCGTTGTTATATGGTATGGCTGACGGCAGCAGGTCTGCGAGGCAGGACTATTATGATACGATTACCCGTTGGTATGTAGAAGGTTATCATGAAGCTATTCGTTCGTGGTGTGAATCACACAGCTTGCTGTACATCGGCCATACGCTGGAAGAACCCGTCTGGGGGCAGGCTCGGTCACAGGGTAATCAAACCCGCGTATTACAGCAGTTCCATTATGCGGGTGTGGACTACCTGACACATGGGATAGGTACAAAGGAGAATCCACATCGAATCGTATCCGTAAAGACGGCCGCGTCTGTCGCACAGTTGGACGGGAAAAAAAGAGTTATTTGCGAGTCATTTGGTGCAAGCGGTCATGCTTATGCCATGCGACAAAGGCGGCTTGATGCCAATTTTATGGCATTTCTGGGTGTTAATCTGTTTATCCCGCATGCATTCTACTATTCATTTGCAGGGTATCGGAAAACAGACTTTCCACCTACCGAATTCAAGCATGCACCGCATTGGCCGCATTATCGGACTTTTGCCGATTATCTTGGTCGGTTGAGTGTACTGGGTACTTTCACGAAGCGTACACCTGAAGTACTTCTGTTATCACCCATCCAAACGGTATATGAGCATATGTTTTTATCCGGTGAATCGAACCAGCATCCAGCTGCGGATCAACTGTTTTCGTTATTGTCAGACCGCATGCTGCGCAGCTCTATTGATTACGATTATGTGGATGAGTGTCAGCTCAGAGAGGCCAAGATTACTGATGCTGGAGGATATCAGTTTAACGGAGAACGAAATGAATATTCGATTTTGATATTGCCAGAAATTACGGTCATGTCGATAGACATCGCAAAACAGCTTGTTACCTTTGTAAACCGCGGTGGAACGCTTATTGCGGTGGGGGCAATTCCTTGTGATAGTGAGCGACAGCGCCAAGATCCGGAATTACGGAAGTATATGAACGAACTATATGGCTCCGATCATCAGTATGGGAAATTACAAGCGATTGGCAAAGGGTACAGCTTATTCTATTCCATGAAAAACACCGCTCATAACGACACACTTATGAACTTTTGTGTTCGGTTAAGAGAGTTAACGACATCATCCCCGGCGATTGCCTGGAAACAGATCGAAGGAAACACCGAGGATCTCATTACCATCGAACGCAAATTTGAAGATCATGTGCATATATGGCTGATGAACTGGTCGGAGCAGCCCGTGACTATTCAACTCCATCAGAACCCTGTAAAAGAACACATTGAAGAACAGATGGAAGAATGGAACTTGGAAAACGGGAGCATGAATCAGTTGAGAGATGATGCTGTTCTAACATTTGTACCGGGTGAGCTCCGGGTTCTATCCGTTAGACAGGATCATGTACCTGATTCACTTTTTACGGAAGAGACGACTCTTCCCAACGCGCAAGAGCCTATAAATCATAAAGTGCAAGATGCCGCCGATGTGTGGGTACTGGGTGATCATTGGCAGTTTCAGACTCTCGAACCCAATGTACTTGTATTGGATCAATGGCAGGTTACATTGAATGACCGCCAGTCCAGAATGAATGCAACAATGCCAGGCCAAGTCAACACGTACCGGACAACATTTGTCGTAACTGAAGAATGGATCGAGCTTATGAAGTCACAGCAAGATGCAGTTCATTTAAACGAATCTGGAAATGAGCAGATCTTCACGATTGAGCTAATCCTTGACGATATCGAGCAAAAAATCCCATCCCATATTGGCTTCCTCCAACGCAGACGTAATGTTGAAATCTTTGTGAATGGAGTGCGGATGAAAGCACTTCGGCCTTCACTGTGGCAAGATACTCATTACGCTGGTGTGGATATTACCCAACATCTGGTGATAGGCGAGAATGTGCTTGAAGTTCTCACGGTTTCATTGCTGGAACCTATGCCGGCCATTTCCTTTCCTGCTTATCTGATTGGTTCATTTGCTATACAAAATCAGACTACATTAACCGTTGAACCTGAACAAATGACCGGGGTTTGGAATGTTGAAGGTTATCCTTTCTATTCAGGAGCGGGAGTGTACTCGCAGCAAGTGGATTTGTCTGATGTCAGCTTGAGTCCGGAAAATGAAATTTGGCTGGAAGCGGAAGAGATTAGAGAGACGGCTTGCCTGTATGTGAATGGGGAGAGAGTTGGCATCCGGTTATGGCCACCCTACCATTGGAACGTCACACCTTACATGGTGCGAGGTAATAATGTAATCGACATTCATGTGGCCAATACACTGGAGAATATTTACGGAAAGTCATCACTACCTTCAGGCATAAATGGGCAGGTAAAACTTGTAACTAAAATTTAA
- the ptsG gene encoding glucose-specific PTS transporter subunit IIBC translates to MKQYFEKAQKFGKSFMLPIAVLPAAGLLLGIGGALSNANTINSYPFLQITWLQQVFTVMSSAGSIVFDNLALIFAIGVAVGLARADKGTAGLAAGLAYLVMNASINAMLVNSGKLAADHLASAGQGMVLGIQTLQTGVLGGIVVGLVTAWLHNRYNKIELPQFLGFFGGSRFIPIVSSFAAIFIGIALFLIWPTIQLGITQLGGLVDRTGYIGTLLYGFILRMLGPLGLHHIFYLPFWQTGVGGTMEVAGKVYEGTQNIFFAQLGDPATEKFFSGTSRFMSGRFITMMFGLLGAALAIYHTAKPERKKVVGGLMLSAALTSFLTGITEPLEFSFLFVAPILYVIHAVFDGLAFMLSHIFEITIGQTFSGGLIDFILFGVLQGNAKTNWIIVPIIGVVWFCLYYFTFRILIVKLNLKTSGREEEVTSEPDTKTQSQPSSTPASAKGEERSIAILNGLGGADNINELDCCATRLRVSVKDIEKVQKDALTATGAKGVVLVGNGVQVIYGPQVTVIKNEIEEIMETE, encoded by the coding sequence GTGAAACAATATTTTGAGAAGGCTCAGAAGTTTGGTAAATCGTTCATGCTTCCTATTGCTGTTTTACCAGCGGCGGGTCTATTACTGGGGATTGGAGGGGCCTTGTCCAACGCCAATACGATTAACTCGTATCCATTTTTGCAGATCACGTGGCTGCAGCAAGTGTTTACGGTGATGAGCAGTGCAGGAAGTATTGTATTTGATAATCTGGCTTTGATCTTTGCCATTGGTGTAGCCGTCGGACTCGCCAGGGCGGACAAAGGTACAGCGGGTTTGGCAGCTGGACTTGCCTATCTGGTCATGAATGCATCGATCAATGCGATGCTTGTCAATTCGGGTAAACTTGCGGCAGATCATTTGGCTAGTGCCGGTCAAGGTATGGTACTTGGAATCCAGACCTTGCAAACCGGTGTACTCGGAGGGATCGTTGTCGGATTGGTTACCGCATGGCTTCATAATCGGTACAACAAAATAGAACTTCCTCAATTCTTAGGATTCTTTGGAGGTTCACGTTTCATTCCTATCGTTTCATCTTTTGCGGCCATCTTTATTGGTATTGCTTTGTTCCTGATCTGGCCAACGATCCAGCTTGGCATAACGCAGCTTGGAGGTTTGGTCGATAGAACTGGGTATATCGGAACATTGTTGTACGGATTTATTTTACGGATGCTGGGTCCACTTGGGTTGCACCACATCTTTTATCTGCCTTTCTGGCAGACGGGAGTTGGCGGAACAATGGAAGTTGCGGGAAAAGTTTACGAAGGGACACAGAATATTTTCTTTGCTCAACTGGGAGATCCTGCAACCGAGAAATTCTTCTCGGGTACATCCCGATTTATGTCAGGTCGTTTCATCACGATGATGTTTGGTCTGCTCGGTGCGGCGCTCGCTATTTATCACACGGCCAAGCCAGAACGTAAGAAAGTGGTTGGCGGATTGATGTTGTCTGCGGCGCTCACTTCGTTCCTGACAGGAATTACGGAGCCTCTGGAATTCTCATTTCTGTTTGTTGCTCCAATCCTGTATGTCATTCACGCCGTATTTGATGGTTTGGCATTTATGCTTTCACATATTTTTGAGATTACCATCGGTCAGACTTTTTCAGGTGGTTTAATCGACTTTATCTTATTCGGGGTACTTCAGGGTAATGCCAAAACGAACTGGATTATCGTTCCCATCATCGGTGTGGTCTGGTTCTGCCTTTATTACTTCACCTTCCGAATCTTGATCGTGAAGCTCAATTTAAAAACTTCGGGACGTGAGGAAGAGGTAACATCGGAGCCAGACACCAAAACGCAAAGTCAGCCCTCCAGTACACCCGCATCAGCGAAGGGTGAAGAACGCTCCATTGCTATCCTGAATGGACTTGGCGGTGCAGACAACATTAATGAATTGGATTGCTGTGCAACACGGCTTCGCGTATCTGTGAAGGATATCGAGAAAGTTCAAAAGGATGCGCTTACAGCTACAGGAGCCAAAGGGGTAGTACTTGTCGGTAACGGAGTGCAGGTTATTTATGGCCCTCAGGTTACGGTGATCAAAAATGAAATCGAAGAAATTATGGAAACGGAGTAA